The segment TGGCCGCGCCTACACGCTGGAAGTTTCTTCCCCAGGAGCGACCCGGCCGCTGACCGAACCGCGGCACTGGAAGCGGGCGCTCAACCGGCTCATTGCGGTGAAAACCCAGGAAGGCGATAAGCTGATTGGCCGCCTGCTTGACGTCGCCGACGACGGTCCTGTGCTGGACATCGACGGTCAGCAAACCTCGCTGAAGTACCCGGAGATCAAGACCGCGCAGGTCGAACTCGAGTTCAAGTAGCCTCGCATGCCGGCGGATCTCGCAGCCGGCGACAACTGAA is part of the Saxibacter everestensis genome and harbors:
- the rimP gene encoding ribosome maturation factor RimP, which gives rise to MRTEEESSLAGTLEPAVAAHDLILDDIRIVVVGSRRVVQLVVDLPEDQTGSVSLDTVASVSRAASDVLDQDEPFGGRAYTLEVSSPGATRPLTEPRHWKRALNRLIAVKTQEGDKLIGRLLDVADDGPVLDIDGQQTSLKYPEIKTAQVELEFK